From Girardinichthys multiradiatus isolate DD_20200921_A chromosome 3, DD_fGirMul_XY1, whole genome shotgun sequence, the proteins below share one genomic window:
- the atp8b2 gene encoding phospholipid-transporting ATPase ID isoform X1, giving the protein MTVLKDIPEKWFPVVLPTQKKKKTGFGGGKSRKKRTEEERKVKANDREHNEKFQYASNCIMTSKYNILTFLPVNLFEQFQEVANTYFLFLLILQLIPQISSLSWFTTIVPLALVLSITAVKDATDDYFRHKSDNQVNNRQSQVLIRGSLQNEKWMNVRVGDIIKLENNQFVAADLLLLSSTEPHGLCYIETAELDGETNMKVRQSVSVTAELGDPNNLASFDGEVVCEPPNNKLDRFCGTLYWLDRKYPLTNQNMLLRGCVLRNTEACYGLVIFAGPDTKLMQNSGRTKFKRTSIDRLMNTLVLWIFGFLVCMGVILAVGNAVWEREVGSLFQSYLPWDPPVDNFMFSAFLSFWSYIIILNTVVPISLYVSVEVIRLGHSYFINWDRQMFCSQCNTAAEARTTTLNEELGQVEYIFSDKTGTLTQNIMSFNKCSINGQTYGEVMDPVEKQPKRLDFTPFNPLADSDFCFYDEKLLESVKMGDSRTHEFFRLLSLCHTVMSEEKSEGELVYKAQSPDEGALVTAARNFGFVFRSRTPGTITTTEMGRTITYSLLAILDFNNIRKRMSVIVRNPEGRIRLYCKGADTVLLERLHPCNQELMSITSDHLNEYGADGLRTLALAYRELSEDEWETWSESHRWADKATDCREDRLAAAYDKIEQDMMLLGATAIEDKLQEGVPETIALLSLANIKIWVLTGDKQETAVNIGYSCKMLTDEMTEVFIISGHTVQSVRQELRRARENMIALSRAKGGGKDEGIGGWAEACFVGNGLKDGQEGDGTTAGGSKQLHCSSFPSSPSNDMDNISGEFALIISGHSLAHALEADMEAEFVSVACACKAVICCRVTPLQKAQVVELIKKHKKAVTLAIGDGANDVSMIKSAHIGVGISGQEGIQAVLASDYSFAQFRFLQRLLLVHGRWSYLRMCRFLCYFFYKNFAFTMVHFWFGFFCGFSAQDVPDHRSLEYPKLYEPGQLNLLFNKKEFFICIAQGIYTSVVLFFVPYAVLYFATQSNGVPLANYQTFAVTTATALVIVVSVQIALDTGFWTIFNHMFVWGSVSSYFTIMFALHSQTLFRIFPNQFRFVGSAHNTLLQPVVWLTIALATAICVVPVLAFRFLKLDLKPQLSDTVRYTQLVRQKRRKPAGRSIGAAWSGTGSVSEGRLGARGGSRRSGYAFSHQEGFGELITSGKNMRLSSLALANFASKHSSSWIETLCKKKNTHTPPSTSGECSPAPSNMSGMGPALSNSSSVLGGSQETPIEEETDTAVVLSSSSHPAALEQAEPRASAQVAPPDSSTSAAASTESPGGWTLSLETVQEALFGRRGCASASYSQGPPSDARETPHTD; this is encoded by the exons AGGAGGAGAGAAAGGTCAAAGCCAATGACAGAGAACACAATGAAAAGTTTCAGTATGCG AGTAACTGCATCATGACATCCAAGTACAACATCCTCACCTTTCTGCCTGTTAACCTATTTGAGCAGTTCCAGGAAGTAGCCAACACTTACTTCCTTTTCCTGCTTATTCTGCAG TTGATACCTCAGATCTCCTCCCTCTCCTGGTTCACTACAATTGTGCCTTTGGCTCTGGTGCTGAGCATCACTGCAGTGAAGGACGCCACAGATGACTAT TTTCGCCACAAGAGCGACAACCAAGTGAACAATCGCCAGTCTCAGGTTCTCATCCGAGGCTC GCTCCAGAATGAGAAGTGGATGAACGTCAGAGTGGGTGATATCATTAAACTAGAAAACAACCAGTTTGTGGCA GCTGACCTGCTCCTGTTATCGAGCACTGAACCTCATGGCCTGTGTTACATCGAGACTGCAGAGCTTGACGG GGAGACCAATATGAAGGTGCGTCAGTCTGTGTCAGTGACGGCTGAGCTCGGCGATCCGAACAACTTAGCGTCATTTGATG GTGAAGTGGTGTGTGAGCCTCCAAACAACAAGCTGGATCGCTTCTGTGGGACTCTGTACTGGCTAGACCGGAAGTACCCCCTGACCAACCAGAACATGCTGCTCCGAGGGTGTGTCCTACGCAACACGGAGGCCTGCTACGGCCTGGTCATCTTTGCAG GTCCAGACACCAAGCTAATGCAGAACAGTGGTCGCACCAAGTTTAAACGTACGAGCATCGATCGTTTGATGAACACTCTGGTCCTCTGG ATATTTGGTTTCCTGGTGTGTATGGGTGTGATCCTGGCTGTAGGCAACGCAGTGTGGGAGAGAGAGGTGGGCTCCTTGTTTCAGAGCTACCTGCCCTGGGACCCTCCTGTGGACAACTTTATGTTCTCAGCCTTCCTGTCCTTCTGGTCCTACATCATCATTCTTAACACAGTCGTGCCTATTTCTCTATACGTCAG TGTGGAGGTGATTAGGTTGGGTCACAGCTACTTCATTAACTGGGACCGGCAGATGTTCTGCTCGCAGTGCAACACAGCGGCTGAGGCCCGGACCACCACCCTGAACGAGGAGCTGGGCCAG GTTGAATACATCTTCAGTGATAAAACTGGAACTCTAACTCAGAACATTATGAGCTTTAATAAGTGCTCCATCAATGGTCAAACATACG GTGAAGTCATGGATCCAGTGGAAAAACAGCCAAAG AGGCTGGATTTCACTCCTTTCAACCCCCTGGCAGACTCAGATTTCTGTTTCTATGACGAAAAGCTGCTGGAATCTGTGAAAATGGGGGACTCGCGCACTCATGAGTTTTTCCGCCTACTTTCTCTCTGCCACACCGTTATGAGTGAGGAAAAGAGCGAAG GGGAGCTGGTCTATAAGGCTCAGTCTCCAGACGAGGGTGCTCTGGTGACGGCAGCTCGAAATTTTGGATTTGTGTTTCGCTCTCGAACCCCTGGGACGATTACTACAACCGAGATGGGTAGAACCATCACCTACTCCCTGCTCGCCATACTGGACTTCAACAACATTCGCAAGAGGATGTCTGTTATTG TGCGTAACCCAGAAGGCAGGATCCGTTTATACTGTAAAGGAGCTGACACAGTACTGTTAGAGAGACTCCACCCTTGCAACCAGGAACTGATGAGCATCACCTCAGACCACCTTAAT gagTATGGAGCCGATGGGCTACGGACTCTTGCTCTGGCCTACAGGGAACTTTCTGAAGACGAGTGGGAGACCTGGTCAGAGAGCCACCGCTGGGCAGATAAGGCCACTGACTGCAGGGAGGACAGGCTGGCTGCAGCCTATGACAAGATAGAACAAGATATGATG CTTCTAGGTGCCACAGCAATTGAGGACAAGCTGCAAGAAGGAGTCCCAGAGACCATTGCACTCCTCTCTCTGGCCAACATTAAGATCTGGGTTCTGACTGGGGACAAGCAGG AGACAGCGGTCAACATAGGCTACTCGTGTAAAATGCTGACAGATGAGATGACAGAGGTGTTCATCATCAGTGGACACACTGTTCAGAGTGTACGACAAGAACTCAG AAGGGCCAGGGAGAACATGATTGCGCTGTCCCGTGCTAAAGGTGGAGGAAAAGATGAAGGGATTGGGGGTTGGGCTGAGGCTTGTTTCGTGGGTAATGGTTTGAAAGATGGGCAAGAAGGAGATGGTACAACAGCAGGAGGGTCGAAACAGCTGCATTGCTCCTCTTTCCCTTCATCTCCCTCTAACGACATGGACAACATCTCAGGGGAGTTTGCCCTCATAATCAGCGGTCATAGTTTG GCACATGCACTTGAGGCAGATATGGAAGCCGAGTTTGTGTCAGTAGCGTGTGCGTGCAAAGCAGTTATCTGCTGCAGAGTCACTCCGCTGCAGAAAGCTCAGGTGGTGGAACTCATCAAGAAACACAAGAAGGCCGTCACTCTGGCTATAGGAGATGGCGCCAATGATGTCAGCATGATCAAAA GTGCTCATATTGGAGTTGGTATCTCCGGTCAGGAGGGGATCCAGGCCGTGCTGGCCAGCGACTACTCTTTCGCCCAGTTTCGTTTCCTCCAGCGCCTCTTGCTGGTCCACGGCCGCTGGTCCTACCTGCGCATGTGTCGGTTCCTCTGCTACTTCTTCTACAAGAACTTTGCTTTCACCATGGTGCACTTTTGGTTTGGCTTCTTCTGCGGCTTCTCTGCCCAG GATGTTCCAGATCACAGAAGTCTGGAGTATCCAAAGTTGTACGAGCCCGGGCAGCTAAATCTTCTCTTCAACAAGAAGGAGTTTTTCATCTGCATCGCCCAGGGCATCTACACTTCAGTGGTGCTTTTCTTTGTGCCCTACGCCGTGCTGTACTTTGCCACTCAGAGCAATGGAGTGCCCCTCGCCAACTACCAGACATTTGCGGTCACAACAGCGACAGCCCTGGTTATTGTTGTCAGTGTACAG ATTGCTCTAGATACAGGCTTCTGGACCATCTTTAACCACATGTTCGTTTGGGGCTCTGTGAGCTCATATTTCACCATCATGTTTGCGCTGCACAGCCAGACCCTCTTCAGGATCTTTCCCAATCAGTTCCGCTTCGTAG GTAGTGCCCACAACACACTATTGCAGCCAGTTGTGTGGTTAACAATTGCACTAGCAACAGCAATATGTGTAGTTCCAGTTTTGGCATTTCGCTTCCTCAAGCTGGACCTCAAGCCTCAGCTCTCAGACACG GTGCGTTACACTCAATTGGTGAGGCAGAAGAGGCGGAAACCAGCAGGTCGCAGCATTGGAGCGGCCTGGAGCGGCACAGGCAGCGTCTCTGAGGGCCGCCTCGGCGCCCGAGGTGGATCCAGGAGGTCGGGCTACGCCTTCTCCCATCAGGAAGGCTTTGGAGAGCTGATCACCTCGGGAAAAAACATGAGGCTCTCCTCCCTGGCCCTAGCCAATTTTGCCTCCAAACACAGCTCTAGCTGGATCGAAACactttgcaaaaagaaaaacactcacACTCCCCCAAGCACCTCTGGGGAGTGCAGCCCGGCGCCCAGTAACATGTCCGGGATGGGTCCAGCTCTGTCAAATTCTTCTTCTGTTCTGGGAGGCTCACAAGAAACACCAATCGAGGAGGAAACGGACACAGCAGTTGTCTTGTCTTCATCGTCACATCCAGCAGCCTTAGAACAAGCTGAACCTCGGGCCTCTGCTCAGGTCGCTCCTCCTGACAGTTCTACATCTGCTGCAGCCAGTACAGAGTCACCTGGAGGCTGGACACTTTCTCTGGAGACTGTGCAG GAAGCTTTGTTTGGTCGAAGGGGTTGTGCCAGCGCATCCTACAGCCAAGGCCCGCCGTCTGATGCCAGAGAAACCCCTCACACTGATTGA